The Ketogulonicigenium robustum nucleotide sequence GGGCGCAGGGCGATATTTGTCGACAGTGCTTTGCAGATCATTAAGACGACCCGAATTCAGCCGCAGATAAGCCCGCTGGAGTGCCGCGACACATAGGCCTTCGAACGAGCCAAAATGATACCCGATAACAGACGCAGGCACATTGGCGCGTTTGGCAACCTCGCGTTGTGTCACAGCCTCAAAGCTGCGTTCGGTGAGAATGACCTCGCAAGCCGCGTTGATCAGCCGTTTGCGTGTTTCAACCGAGGACATCGCAGATCAATAAAATGCGGCAGCGCGGCGCGCCGGCGATGTGGCAACCGCAGCCCCCGTTTCATCGAATACATGCAGCGCATCAAGTGGCGCCGATACCGAAATATGCTCTCCGATCTGAATGGTGCGTGTTCCAGGCAGCCGAGCAGTCAATGCGCTGGCCGAACCGCTCTCAAGGCGGAACTCGACCAAAGTCTCGGCCCCTAGCCTTTCGACGTGCGACACATGCCCACTAAAGGCCAAAGCTACGCCATCAACGTGACCGGCAACCAACCTTTCAGGCCGCAATCCCAAAGTCACTGCCCCAGTCGCCACCCCGGGCAATTCAAGGTTCATCGCCCCCCATCGCAGGACCGGTGCCCCCGACACATTCGCCACTTCGGCCTTCAGCAAGTTCATCGGCGGCATTCCCAAAAATGTCGCGACGAACAAATCCTTGGGGTGATGATAAAGATCCATCGGCGTGCCCGCTTGACGAATACGCCCGCCTTCCATCAACACAACGCGGTCCGCCATGGTCATAGCCTCGACCTGATCATGCGTCACATAAAGCGTTGTGATGCCAAGATTCTTTTGCAATTTTGCAATCTCGACCCGCGCTGTACCGCGCAGTTTCGCATCCAAATTCGACAACGGCTCGTCGAACAAGAATGCCGCGGGTTGGCGCACGATACAACGCGCGACGGCAACACGTTGGCGCTGCCCCCCCGACAGCTGCTTGGGACGGCGGTCCAGCAAATGACCAATCCCGAGCAGGTCAGCTGCATTTTTCACCCGGTCGTTCAACGCGTCACGCCCCAAGCCGGACAGTTGCAACGAAAAGCCGATGTTTCCGGCAACGGTCATATGCGGATAAAGCGCATAGTTTTGAAAAACCATCGCCAAGTCACGCTCGCTCGGCCCCAGATTGGTCACGTCACGGCCGTCGACGAAAATCTGCCCTTCGCTGACGTCTTCCAGCCCTGCCAGCATCCGCAACGAGGTGGTTTTGCCGCAACCCGATGGCCCGACTAGTGCGACAAATTCACCCTCGGCGATTTCAAGGTTCAGCGATTCGACAGCAACTGTTTGGCCAAAACGCTTTGTAATATTAGAAAAAACGATGCCGGACATCGACAGGCTCCTTGTTCTTTGCATTGTCGATACGCCGCAACATTGACGCATCAGTGACGGTTCTCGAACGCCATTCGAATTGTGTCGTAACACCGTCGTTTTGGTCGCGCATCTGTCGCCTCGAAGTCAGGAGACAGACATGACCGAGATTCGTTTTATTCATATTAGTGACCTCCACATCGACACTGTGGATTCGACCACACCAAACGCCGAGGCGACCGCAAACACCCTGGCATCGATCCGCGCCCAGATCGAACGACTGCAACCCGCGCCAGCGTTTGTCATCGCATCAGGCGATTTGGCGAACCATGGCAACGTCGATGCTTATCGCCGCTTGCGACACCTGATGGAAGGGTTCCCCATCCCCGTGATCTGGGCCTTGGGCAATCACGACAACAGGGTGAACTATTGGGCGGGAATGCACGATCAAGAGGATCAGGGCCTCGTCGATCACGCCACGATCATTCAAGGCGTTCACATCATCACCCTCGACACCAGCCGCTATGGCCAGATTGGCGGCACATTGGATGATACGCAAATCGCGTTTCTGGACAGCGCGCTAAGCGCGCATCCCGACCTGCCGAAAATCGTTGTCATGCACCACCCGATCCTGGTCGAGGGTGTAGATCACAATGAATGGCACGGTTTGGATCACGCGGCGAGCGCGCGACTCGCTCAGATTCTGCCGAATCGTGGCGTTCAGGGTGTGTTTTCCGGACATATCCATCTGGACCGCTTTTCGACATGGCACGGGGTGCCGATCATCGTCAGCATGGGCCTGCAGAATTCGAGCGACCCTCTTTATGTGGGCGACGGAGTACGTTCGCTACAGGGCGCATCCATGTCGATTTGCACGCTGCGCGAGAGCGGGCTGACAGTCACGACCGTCCCCCAACCGACAACACGTCAGGTCGAGCGCGAAATCACGGCCGCACAGCTGGCCGCGTATGTCGCCGCGCTCAACGCCAAATAACCTTTGCTTTGACGCAACTCCGAAAGGAAAGTTCCATGCATCGTCGTTCCGTCCTTCTGGGCGCACTCGCTTCAAGCGTTGCCGCGCTGCCCTTCTCTCGCGCCATGGCGCAAAGCAATACATCTATTCGTTTCTACAATTACAATCTCGCAACCGCTGGGATCGGTGCCGAAGCCACCCTCAAAATGCTTGCGCGGTTTGGCAGTGAAAATCGGTCTGTAACGGTCGAGGGTGTAGGCGTTCCCGTTTCTGAACTGATGGGACGCGTCCAGGCCGATATGGTTGCCGGGATGGGTCCCGACGTTGCTCAACTGGCATTCACCGGCCTTTCCTATGCTCGCGACTACCTTGGGGCCGTTGCCCTCGAAGATGCAGTTCCTGCGGAAGAGCTTGAAGCCCACCTTGCCGGAATGATCCCGAACGGTGCGCGTCTAGGCAAACTCGACGGGAAAACCTATGCGCTGCCCTACGTCTTTTCGACGCCCGTCCTGTTTTACAACGCCGACATTTTTCGCGCTGCCGGCCTTGATCCCGACACACCGCCTAAGACGTGGGAAGACGTGCGTCAGGCCGCCGAAACAATCCAGACCGCGACAGACAAGACCGGCCTTCTGACTGGTATATTCGGCACCACCGCCGGCGACTGGCTGTATCAAGGTATCGTCCGTTCGGCGGGCGGCCAGCTGATGAGCGACGATCGTAAAACCCTGACCTTCGCCTCGGCCGAAGTCATTGAAGGTTTAAGCTTTTTGCGCTCAGTCGCCAAATCTGGCGCGATGCAGCCGGTATTCGACACTGGCGCGATCGAGGCGATGGCGTCGGGGAGCGTGGGGATGTATCTTCAGACCAGCGCCGTCCAAAACTCTTTGCTGCGCGGGTCTGCGGGCAAATGGGAACTACGTTCAGCCAGCATGCCCGCGTTTCCTGGCCATGATCCGATGCCGTCAAACTCTGGCTCGGGCCTTGTGATGATGACCCGTGATCCGGCAAAGCAGCGGGCGGCGTGGGAGTTGATGAAATTCCTGACATCTGACTGGGCCTACACTGTCATCACTTCGGAAATCGGCTATCTGCCGTTGCGTCCAAATGCGATCGAGAGCGAAGAGTTCCTGGCCCCGTGGATCCGCGAGAATCCGTTGATCCTTCCGAATCTTGACCAGTTGACGCGCCTAGAGCCCACCGTTCCATATCCGGGCCCGAACTATGCGCAGATCATGCAAATGGTAAACGGCGCGGCTGAGCTTGCAGTATTCGGCCCGTCTGACGACGTCGCCGGCATTCTGACCGAAGCGCAGCGCCAAGCTCAAAGCCTTATGCCGTAATATCCTGCCTCGCCGGTCGTCATGATCGGCGGGGCACCACATTTTTCGTCGGACGAATTGATGGCTGTAACTTTTGACCCCGCATCGCCATGGCCCGCCCGCCTGCGGCTATTGAACCTGAAACCATGGTTCTATCTGGCCCCTGCATTGGGGCTGCTATTCATTTGGGTCTATGGCCCCTTGGGCTATGCGCTTTGGCTTAGCTTTCATGAATGGAACATGCTGCCATTCCTGCAGCCACGTGCCGTGGGATTGCTGAATTACGAACGGCTCGTCACCTTGCCCCAGACGGGACAAGCGCTGCGCAATACGGCCTTTTACTTGCTTGGCTTGTTACCGCTGACCGTTGCGCTACCAGTCTTTATCGCAATCCTGACACAGGACCTGCAGGGCCGTTGGCGCAACCTTTACCGCGCATTGATTTTCCTGCCGCTGATTATCGCCCCTGTCGTTGCTGCGGCGGTTTGGCGATGGCTGCTCGACCCGCAATTTGGCTTGGTAAACGCCGTGATCGGTGCCTTTGGTCTGGAGCCTGTGCGCTTTCTGAATGATCCAAACTTTGCACTTTGGTCAATCGTATGGATCACCGGATGGAAGCTGATGGGATTTTCGACATTGATCGTCTCGGCCGCACTCTCCAGCATCAACCCGTCATTGATCGAGGCCGCACGCATAGACTGCGCATCCGAGTGGGAAGTGACGCGCCATATCCGTCTGCCCCTACTGTCGCCGACAATTTTCCTGCTTGTGCTGCTGACGATCATGGTCGGAGCGCAGTGGACCTTTACTTACATCCACGTTCTGACTCAGGGCGGCCCGCTCGATTCCAGCACCAACATTTACTACCTGCTTTGGCAGTTCGGCTTTGGCAGCCTCGCCGCGGGTTGGGCTTCTGCAGCGGGAATGATCCTGTTTGTCGGGTTTGGCGTTGTTGGCCTTGCTCTTATCTGGATCATGAACCGGGTGACATTCCATGACAATTAAGATCCGCCGTAAAAACAAACTGGCCCATGCGGTAATGATACCGTTAGCCTTCGTCTCGATCTTTCCCATTTGGTGGATGTTCGTGACCGCCCTGCGGCCAGAAAACGAGATTTACAGCTATTTGCCGATCCCGACTGCGCCCAGCCTTGAAAACTTTGCAATCGCCCTGCAGCAGATCCCTGCCGTGCGCATGCTGATCAATACTTTCGCTTTCGCGCTGGGTTCGACAATGGCATCACTGCTGACGGCTGTTCTGGCAGCATATGCCCTGACCCGCTGGCGGTTTTTTGGCGCCAAGCTGGCCTATGCGATTATCGCGCTAACGTGGCTGGTACCGTTTCAGGTGGTAATGATCCCGAACTACGTCCTTGTCTCACGGCTTGGGCTGATCGACACCATTACCGCGCTCGTACTGCCCAATATGATGTCTGCATTTGCTGTTATGATGCTAGTGCAATCCATGCGCTCGTTCCCTGCCGAAGTTGTCGAGGCAGCGCGCATGGACGGCGCCAGCGACTGGCGTATTTTGTGGCGCGTCATTGTGCCGAACCTGCGCGCACCATTGGCGGCACTGGCAATCTTGTTGTTTGTGAGCGCGTGGAACGAGTATTTTTGGCCGCTTTTGTTGACGCGCAGCCCAGAAACCTCGGTCATACAATCCGGCATCCAGATGTTCATAAGCGACCAAGGAAACCGTTGGGGTCCGCTAATGGCAGTCTCTAGCATCGCATGCCTGCCAGTTCTGGCAATTTATATCGTCCTGCAACGCCAAGTGATCGACAGCTTTGTTCAGGCAGGTTTAAGATAAGCATGAGGGCCAGCAACGTTTTTCTAAAATAGGCGCAAACCGTCCTTCGGCATGGCCGCACTTTAACTGTAGTGCGGCCATTTCGGCTTTTCTGAGTCTTAGCATGAACATTATTGATGACCTGCCCCCCCGCGAAATCCCTCACCGCAATGTAGAGTCTGCACCAACTCTGAAGGAGCAGACACATGCGTAAGAGCCGTTTCCCCGAGGCGCAGATAATCGGGATGGTCAAGGAGCAAGAGGCCGGGATGTCGACGGCCAAGGTGTGCCGCAGGCACGGCTTGAGCCCGGCGACGTTCTACAAGCTGAAGGCAAAGTATGGCGGGATTGAAGTGTCCGAGGCTGCTAGGCTGAAGGCGCTCGAGGACGAAAACGCCAAGCTGAAGCGCCTTCTGGCGGACACCATGCTGGCCAACGTCGTACTGAAAGACTCGCTGGGAAAGAACTGACGACATTGGCTAAGCGGCGAGATGCGGCGCTTCGGGTGATGCGAGATCATGACATCTCTCGGCGCCGGGCCTGCAGGCTGGTTGGTGTCGACGCCAAGACAGTCCGGCGTGAACGCCCACCGGACTGTGCCGATATCTGCAATGAGATGCAGGAGATCGCCGTCAAACGGCGCAGGTTCGGTTACCGCTGGATCGGCGTGCTGCTGGAGCGCAAGGGCATGAGCATGAACCACAAGAAGCTCTACCGGATATATCGAGAGGAAGGGCTGTCCGTGAACAGGCGGCGCGGTCGCAAGCGCGCGCATGGCATAAGGACACCAATGCCGTCAGCCGCGGGTGTCAATGCGCGCTGGTCATTGGACTTCGTGTCCGACAGCTTCGGCGCGTCGCGGAAGTTTCGGATTCTGGCGGTGATCGACACTTACACACGGGAGTGCCTGTGCCTGGTCGCGGACACCAGCCTGTCAGGGGCGCGCGTCGCCCGAGAGCTGAGCGCACTGATCAGGGTCTACGGCAAACCCGGCTGCATCGTCAGCGACAACGGCACAGAGTTCACCAGTCGCGCGATCCTGAACCGAAGGTCCGCGAAGCGAAATGGGCCGACGAAAACGAGGTGCTGCACCGTGCCGGGTTTGCCGGAGGCTCCAACTCCTGAGTAAGGTGGAGCATCATGAGCAAGACAACGAACAAGTTTTCGCCTGAGGTCCGCGAGCATGCGGTGCGGATGGTTCTCGACGGCGAGGGTCCGCATGGGTCGCGCTGGCAAGCCATTGTATCGATTGCCGCGAAGATCGGCTGTTCGGCCAACACGCTGAACGATTGGGTCAAGAAGGCCGAGGTCGACAGCGGTCGGCGCGCGGGCGTCTCGACCGATATGGCCGCGAAGCTGAAGGCCCTGGAGCGCGAGAACCGCGAACTGCGGCAAGCCAACGAGATCCTGCGCAAGGCGAGCGCGTATTTTGCGCTGGCGGAGCTCGACCGCCGGTCGAAGTGATGGTGTCGTTCATCGATGCGCATCGAGGGATTCATGGGGTCGAGCTGATCTGCAGCGTGCTGCCGATCGCCCCTTCCACCTACTACAGCCATCTGGCGAAGCGTGCCGATCCGGCGCGGCAGTCCGACCGGGCCCGCCGTGACGATGCGCTGCGTCCCGAGATACTGCGGGTCTTTGAAGAGAACTATCGGGTCTATGGCGTGCGCAAGGTCTGGCGGCAGCTGCGTCGCGAAGGCTTCGACATCGCGCGTTGCTCGGTCGGGAGGTTGATGAAGGGGCTGGGGATCCAGGAGATTATCCGTGGCAAGCCGGACAGGACGACGATCCCGGACTGCTCGGCCTCTTGGACAAGGTGAACCGCCAGTTCCGCGTGGCTGCGCCGAACATGCTGTGGGTCAGAGACTTCACTTACGTCGCTACCTGGAAGGGCTTCGCTTATGTGGCCTTTGTTATCGACGCCTATGCCCGCAGGATCGTCGGCTGGCGCGTCAGCACTTCGGCGCATGCAGGCTTCGTTCTCGATGCCCTGGAGCAGGCCGTGCATGACCGGCGGCCCGCCAAGGGCATGGGGCTGGTTCACCGCTCGGACCGCGGATCGCAATATTTGAGCATTCGCTACAGCGAGCGGCTGGCGGAAGCGGGGATAGAGCCATCGGTCGGCAGCGTCGGCGACAGCTACGACAATGCGCTGGCCGAGACGATCAACGGGCTGTTCAAGGCCGAGGTCATCCATCGTCGCGGGCCGTGGCGTAGTTTCGAAGCGGTGGAATCTGCCACGCTCGAATGGGTGGACTAGTTCAACAACCGCCGCCTGCTGGAGCCGATTGGGAACATCCCGCCAGCCGAAGCAGAGGCAAACTTCCACGCAGCTCTGTAAACTGAAGTCATGGCCGCGTAACTAACCAAAATCAGCCTCCGGCAAAACCGGAGCGGTTCAACCGACCACAAGAAGCTGGTCGACGCGATCATCGCCGGTGTGTCTGCGGACCAGGTGAAGGACCGTATGATCGAATTGGATGCCCGCCGGAAAGAACTGGAACGCCAGCTCTCGGCCTCCCCCGCCCCGGACCCGATCCGGATACACCCGGGCATAGCGAAGACCTACCGCGCCCGAATCGGCGCATTGATCGCTGGCCTGTCGGAGGCCGAGCGCACGGATGAGGCTAAGGAGGCGCTGCGAGCGCTGATCGAGAAGGTGGAACTGGTGCCGGTCCCGGCGGAAGAGAGCGAGACCGGCAAACCCGGCCTCGCGATCCATCTTCACGGCGCCTTGGCGAGCCTGTTGCGGCTGGCTTGTGGGCTGCTTTTGCATGAGGTTGTTGAAGCAGAGGCGCAAATGCAGAACGCCCCGCGGAAAGCGTGGCATGGAAGGTCAAACAGTGCGCATCAGGGAGATGAGAAAAGTCAACATACTGATATTATTGAAGAATTAGTTTTGGTTGCGGGGGCAGGATTTGAACCTGCGGCCTTCAGGTTATGAGCCTGACGAGCTACCGGGCTGCTCCACCCCGCGTTGTTTGGATTTTTTGTATATAGAGAGAGATATGCTTCTTATCAGGTCTGGCGGTGACTTACTCTCCCACGACTTAAGTCGCAGTACCATCAGCGTTTTTGCACTTAACTTCCGAGTTCGGGAAGGGATCGGGTGTTTTGCAAGAGCTATATCCACCAGACCGGGAAAGAAGCATTTTTGTTCAAGTATACTGTTATGTATGATTTTTGATTTGGTTGAGCTATTTCTGGATCAAACCAAGCCTATCGGACGATTAGTACTAGTCAACTGAATGCATTACTGCACTTACATCTCTAGCCTATTGACGTGATGGTCTTTCACGGTCCTCAGGGATACCTTGTTTTGAGGGGGGCTTCACGCTTAGATGCCTTCAGCGTTTATCCTGTCCGAACATAGCTACCCAGCACTACCGTTGGCACGATAACTGGTCCACCAGTGGTCCGTTCACCCCGGTCCTCTCGTACTAGGGGCAACTCCTCTCAAGTATCCTACACCCACGGAAGATAGGGACCGAACTGTCTCACGACGTTCTAAACCCAGCTCACGTACCTCTTTAAATGGCGAACAGCCATACCCTTGGGACCTGCTCCAGCCCCAGGATGAGATGAGCCGACATCGAGGTGCCAAACGATGCCGTCGATATGGACTCTTGGGCATCATCAGCCTGTTATCCCCAGCGTACCTTTTATTCGTTGAGCGATGGCCCTTCCACTCGGGACCACCGGATCACTATGGCCGACTTTCGTCTCTGCTCGACTTGTCAGTCTCGCAGTCAGGCTGGCTTATGCCATTGCACTCGACGACCGATTTCCGACCGGTCTGAGCCAACCTTCGCGCGCCTCCGTTACACTTTGGGAGGCGACCGCCCCAGTCAAACTCCCCACCACACAGGGTCCCGGATCCGGATAACGGACCGCGGTTAGACATCAAGCAAAGCAAGGGTGGTATCTCAAGGATGGCTCCGCAGGGACTGGCGTCTCTGTTTCAATGCCTACCACCTATCCTGCACATGCTTGGCCTGATGCCAATGTGAAGCTGGAGTAAAGGTGCATGGGGTCTTTCCGTCTAACCGCGGGTAGCCCGCATCTTCACGGGCAGTTCAATTTCGCTGAGTCTATGTTGGAGACAGCGGGGAAGTCGTTACGCCATTCGTGCAGGTCGGAACTTACCCGACAAGGAATTTCGCTACCTTAGGACCGTTATAGTTACGGCCGCCGTTTACTGGGGCTTCAATTCAAGGCTTGCACCTCTCCTTTTAACCTTCCAGCACCGGGCAGGCGTCAGACTGTATACGTCGTCTTACGACTTCGCACAGCCCTGTGTTTTTAGTAAACAGTCGCCACCCCCTAGTTTGTGCCCCCGCCCAATAGTTGCCTACTGAACGGGCCTCCTTCTCGCGAACTTACGGAGGTATTTTGCCGAGTTCCTTCAACATAGTTCTCTCAAGCGCCTTGGTATTCTCTACCAGTCCACCTGTGTCGGTTTAGGGTACGATCTTATGGAGGGCTATTTCCAGGGACCTCTGAGCAGCCCAATCAATCCGATAAGACTGAACTACCTTTGAGATCCGTCACCATCTCCTGGCGCAGGAATATTAACCTGCTTCCCATCGACTACGCCTTTCGGCCTCGCCTTAGGGGTCGGCTTACCCTGCTCAGATTAGCTTTAAGCAGGAACCCTTGGACTTTCGGCGAGA carries:
- a CDS encoding ABC transporter ATP-binding protein produces the protein MSGIVFSNITKRFGQTVAVESLNLEIAEGEFVALVGPSGCGKTTSLRMLAGLEDVSEGQIFVDGRDVTNLGPSERDLAMVFQNYALYPHMTVAGNIGFSLQLSGLGRDALNDRVKNAADLLGIGHLLDRRPKQLSGGQRQRVAVARCIVRQPAAFLFDEPLSNLDAKLRGTARVEIAKLQKNLGITTLYVTHDQVEAMTMADRVVLMEGGRIRQAGTPMDLYHHPKDLFVATFLGMPPMNLLKAEVANVSGAPVLRWGAMNLELPGVATGAVTLGLRPERLVAGHVDGVALAFSGHVSHVERLGAETLVEFRLESGSASALTARLPGTRTIQIGEHISVSAPLDALHVFDETGAAVATSPARRAAAFY
- a CDS encoding carbohydrate ABC transporter permease, giving the protein MFVTALRPENEIYSYLPIPTAPSLENFAIALQQIPAVRMLINTFAFALGSTMASLLTAVLAAYALTRWRFFGAKLAYAIIALTWLVPFQVVMIPNYVLVSRLGLIDTITALVLPNMMSAFAVMMLVQSMRSFPAEVVEAARMDGASDWRILWRVIVPNLRAPLAALAILLFVSAWNEYFWPLLLTRSPETSVIQSGIQMFISDQGNRWGPLMAVSSIACLPVLAIYIVLQRQVIDSFVQAGLR
- a CDS encoding ABC transporter substrate-binding protein, whose amino-acid sequence is MHRRSVLLGALASSVAALPFSRAMAQSNTSIRFYNYNLATAGIGAEATLKMLARFGSENRSVTVEGVGVPVSELMGRVQADMVAGMGPDVAQLAFTGLSYARDYLGAVALEDAVPAEELEAHLAGMIPNGARLGKLDGKTYALPYVFSTPVLFYNADIFRAAGLDPDTPPKTWEDVRQAAETIQTATDKTGLLTGIFGTTAGDWLYQGIVRSAGGQLMSDDRKTLTFASAEVIEGLSFLRSVAKSGAMQPVFDTGAIEAMASGSVGMYLQTSAVQNSLLRGSAGKWELRSASMPAFPGHDPMPSNSGSGLVMMTRDPAKQRAAWELMKFLTSDWAYTVITSEIGYLPLRPNAIESEEFLAPWIRENPLILPNLDQLTRLEPTVPYPGPNYAQIMQMVNGAAELAVFGPSDDVAGILTEAQRQAQSLMP
- a CDS encoding metallophosphoesterase, producing the protein MTEIRFIHISDLHIDTVDSTTPNAEATANTLASIRAQIERLQPAPAFVIASGDLANHGNVDAYRRLRHLMEGFPIPVIWALGNHDNRVNYWAGMHDQEDQGLVDHATIIQGVHIITLDTSRYGQIGGTLDDTQIAFLDSALSAHPDLPKIVVMHHPILVEGVDHNEWHGLDHAASARLAQILPNRGVQGVFSGHIHLDRFSTWHGVPIIVSMGLQNSSDPLYVGDGVRSLQGASMSICTLRESGLTVTTVPQPTTRQVEREITAAQLAAYVAALNAK
- a CDS encoding carbohydrate ABC transporter permease codes for the protein MLPFLQPRAVGLLNYERLVTLPQTGQALRNTAFYLLGLLPLTVALPVFIAILTQDLQGRWRNLYRALIFLPLIIAPVVAAAVWRWLLDPQFGLVNAVIGAFGLEPVRFLNDPNFALWSIVWITGWKLMGFSTLIVSAALSSINPSLIEAARIDCASEWEVTRHIRLPLLSPTIFLLVLLTIMVGAQWTFTYIHVLTQGGPLDSSTNIYYLLWQFGFGSLAAGWASAAGMILFVGFGVVGLALIWIMNRVTFHDN